ATCGACGGGGCGGTTTGGCACCTCGATGTAGGCTCATCACATAATGGGGCTGGAGCAGGTCCCAAGGGTTTGGCTGTTCGCCAATTAAAGCGGTACGCGAGCTGGGTTCAGAACGTCGTGAGACAGTTCGGTCCCTATCTGCCATGGGCGTTGGATGTTTGAGGGGTCCTGCTTCTAGTACGAGAGGACCGGGATGGACGAACCGCTGGTGTTCCTGTTGTCTCGCCAGAGGCATAGCAGGGTAGCTACGTTCGGAAGGGATAACCGCTGAAAGCATCTAAGCGGGAAGCCCACCCTAAGATAAGATATCCCGTGGTGAATGCCACCTGAAGGCTCGTCGAAGACTACGACGTCGATAGGCCAGGTGTGGAAGTGCAGTAATGCATGGAGCTAACTGGTACTAATCAGCCGTGAGGCTTGGCCATAATTTTTTTATATCACCTAAGTTGCAGTACAAGACAAACTAAAGAAATGCTATTCAGTTATCGGAATTTTTATATAGTAGTATTCCGAAACATTAACAAACCAACGCATCGGATGTTAATGTTATAATGTTTTCATGGATGAGATAACGATCCGTGAAACATTAAAAACAAGTTTTAAAGTTTTACCGACCAACACACCGGTCGTTAAACTAAAATTCAAGTTTTCGGTGGTCATAGCGAAGAGGACACACCCGTTCCCATTTCGAACACGGAAGTTAAGCTCTTCAGCGCCGATGGTACTGCCAGGGTGACTTGGTGGGAGAGTAGGTCACTGCCGAATTTATTTTTTAAGGTTCCTTGCCAACTAGGCAAGGAACCTTTTTTTTTGTCCATTCGAGTCCCCTTCCACCTCTTTTACTCTTGTTTTTTACCCACCTGTGGATACAATGCTTTTAGTGTTCGCTTTTACTACTATTTTACTGAGGTGGAAGTATGATGAAACGTCTGAAGAGAGATCTGCGTATTTTTTTGGTCACTGCCTGTGCGCTGCTTATATGTTTAGGATCTGCTCAAGGTGATGTAGCTGGTCAGGAAAACGCTGACAAGCATATCCGAGTTGGTATTTATAACAATTTTCCAGTCATTTATGAAAAGGGCGGTCAACCTACAGGATTTCATCTTGAGATATTAAAGGATGTTGCCAAAAAAGAAGGATGGATACTCTCCTATTCTTTTTATACTTCTCTAAAAAATGTGATCCAGAGTCTTGAAACTGGATCGATTGATCTTGGGTTAGGTGTTGAACCAACCAAGGAGAGGCGTCAGTTTCTCGATTTTACAAGCGAAAAAAATGCCGTTCAGACTGGACAGATCTTTGTCAAATCAGGGGTTACTGACGTTCAGACGATGAACGATCTAAATGAGAAGACAGTTGTGGTCTTGTCTCACAGCGTTGCTGGCGAGTATTTAGCGGAGACCTGCGAGAGGTTGAAAATTAATACGATTCTCAAACGTGTAAATTCCTACCAGGAAATGGCTGAGGCAGTTGCTACTGGAAGCGTGGATGCAGGACTTTTTAATGATTATCATCGTCAGAATCTGACCCCGATCTACAAAATTCAATATACACCAATTGTTTTCAAATCGACTGAAGTTCAATATGCCGTTCCTAAGAATGAAAATTCTTTTCTTATAGAGAGTTTGGATAAGTATTTGAAAGAAGGAAAAACAACAAATAAAGCCACTTATCATCAATTAGAGAAGAAATTTTTCCCTGAGCTTTCTACTTTAGCTCCTGGTGGGTGGGAAAAGCGGGAGATTATTATCGCAATATGTTTGTGTATGCTGCTTGTGGTACTTGCCATTATGATTGGCATTGTGTTGCCGAATTTTTCAAAAGAGACGACCCTTGCCAGTTTTGCCCGAGAAGATGTTCAGCATGTCATTAAATTTGTCATTGGAGCAACGGTCTTTTTTTGGGTGTTGGATTCTTTTGCCGCATGGGTGATGTTTAATGATGTGCAGAAGTTGACGTTATTTGAATGGCTATTGACTGACATTCCTTCTGAGAATTTGTATATCCGTGGAGTCTTGTTTCTTGTGGCAAGTGTCTTTGGTCTATATTTGATAAAATATCTTTATAAATATCAGCAATTAGTCGATGTGCTTATCGTTAGCCTCAATCGATTTGAGCAATTGACTGATAATGCCCGGGATATGCTTTTTCGGATGTCTCTCCCTGCTGGTGAATATGAATTTGTGAGTAAGGCTTCGCTCGATATTTTTGGTTATACTCCGTCTGAGTTCTATCAGGAACCTCTTTTCATCAAACAAATTGTTCATCACGATTGGCAAACATATTTTTCCGAACAGTGGGAAAATCTATTGACAGGCAAGGTGCCTCATTGTTTCGAGTATCAGGTGATAAATAAAGCTGGGCATATTCGCTGGATCAATCAACGGAATACGGTATATTTTAATGAATCTGGGAAGCCGTATGCACTTGAGGGGATAGTAACCGACATTACAGATCAAAAAATATTGAATATGAA
The nucleotide sequence above comes from Desulfobulbaceae bacterium. Encoded proteins:
- a CDS encoding transporter substrate-binding domain-containing protein; translated protein: MMKRLKRDLRIFLVTACALLICLGSAQGDVAGQENADKHIRVGIYNNFPVIYEKGGQPTGFHLEILKDVAKKEGWILSYSFYTSLKNVIQSLETGSIDLGLGVEPTKERRQFLDFTSEKNAVQTGQIFVKSGVTDVQTMNDLNEKTVVVLSHSVAGEYLAETCERLKINTILKRVNSYQEMAEAVATGSVDAGLFNDYHRQNLTPIYKIQYTPIVFKSTEVQYAVPKNENSFLIESLDKYLKEGKTTNKATYHQLEKKFFPELSTLAPGGWEKREIIIAICLCMLLVVLAIMIGIVLPNFSKETTLASFAREDVQHVIKFVIGATVFFWVLDSFAAWVMFNDVQKLTLFEWLLTDIPSENLYIRGVLFLVASVFGLYLIKYLYKYQQLVDVLIVSLNRFEQLTDNARDMLFRMSLPAGEYEFVSKASLDIFGYTPSEFYQEPLFIKQIVHHDWQTYFSEQWENLLTGKVPHCFEYQVINKAGHIRWINQRNTVYFNESGKPYALEGIVTDITDQKILNMNVNAKNDNSVE